One window of the Trifolium pratense cultivar HEN17-A07 linkage group LG2, ARS_RC_1.1, whole genome shotgun sequence genome contains the following:
- the LOC123910607 gene encoding metacaspase-3-like has protein sequence MGDKLKAIKSKGYYVPITSNRTDGASLELDHHKFLSSNYTMEKELVCSDCKPKFVVPPKTTTYHSCECHCQVVCKSTSGYKQSRENCFGAKLFNQTQLHTASVIASGHSSPLSSTINNKRAVLCGVTYRYSGRRYRLKGTVNDVINMKHLLVEKFAFPIQSIRVLTGGITENEINSTIVVPLKRGVKLHAIIDACHSGTTLDLMHVYKKDNGNWKWMNNHTPSIKPSTECTNGGLAICFSACEESQMAADSTVFGGKEMNGVMTYLLTKII, from the exons ATGGGCGATAAATTAAAAGCCATAAAAAGCAAAGGCTATTATGTTCCGATTACCAGCAACAGAACCGATGGTGCTAGCTTAGAATTAGATCACCATAAGTTTCTTAGTTCAAATTATACTATGGAAAAAGAACTTGTTTGCAGTGATTGCAAACCAAAGTTTGTAGTACCACCAAAAACAACTACGTACCATTCCTGTGAGTGCCACTGCCAAGTTGTTTGCAAGTCAACTTCAGGTTATAAGCAATCAAGAGAAAACTGTTTTGGAGCGAAATTGTTCAACCAAACTCAACTACACACTGCTAGCGTAATTGCATCAGGCCATTCGTCGCCTTTGTCATCCACAATCAATAACAAACGCGCGGTTCTCTGTGGAGTTACATACCGTTACAGCGGAAGACGATACAGGCTCAAGGGAACCGTTAATGATGTCATCAACATGAAACATCTACTGGTTGAGAAATTTGCATTCCCAATTCAATCCATACGTGTCCTCACAG GAGGGATCACTGAAAATGAAATCAACTCCACCATTGTTGTGCCACTCAAGAGAGGTGTTAAACTTCATGCTATTATTGACGCTTGTCATAGTGGAACAACTCTTGATCTCATGCATGTTTATAAAAAAGACAA TGGCAATTGGAAATGGATGAATAACCATACCCCCAGCATAAAACCTAGTACTGAATGTACAAATGGTGGACTGGCCATTTGTTTCAGTGCTTGTGAAGAAAGTCAGATGGCTGCTGATTCTACA GTTTTTGGAGGAAAAGAGATGAATGGTGTTATGACCTatcttttaacaaaaataatttga
- the LOC123910609 gene encoding metacaspase-3-like isoform X1, whose protein sequence is MFVFTFELKTCLYIYSFCFAIVAYILIIMGDRLKARKSKSSYFPFTRNSTDGACFDHHKFLSSKHTMEKELACIRCKRKFVVPTKIGTYRCCECQGVSKSISGYKQLRENSLGAKFFNQDQLHNASTNATSFSSPLLSTTPTGNKRAVLCGVSYSRRRYRLKGTVNDVVNMNSLLVENFAFPIQSIRVLTEEQKDPNLIPTRRNIVESLKWLVKDCQSGDSLVFYFSGHGMQQLADDKEDEIDGLDETICPVDFIREGMITDNEINSTIVEPLKNGVKLHAIIDACHSGTTLDLMHVYKKDNGNWKWMNNNPPGTEPVTKRTNGGTAICFSACEDSQLAADTAVRIVFFVFFYFFFICFFNAIDILVHFLLFLSCDQPVQAFGGKEMNGVMTYLLAKIIREHSGITYASLLEKLHEDIAKIQRSKHFSGFLRRIFHRRIDQDPLLSASEKFDVRTRILF, encoded by the exons ATGTTTGTTTTCACATTTGAGTTGAAAActtgtctatatatatattctttttgcTTTGCTATAGTTGCATATATACTTATAATAATGGGTGATAGATTAAAAGCCAGAAAAAGCAAAAGCAGTTATTTCCCATTTACCAGAAATAGTACTGATGGTGCTTGCTTTGATCATCATAAGTTTCTTAGTTCAAAACATACTATGGAAAAAGAACTTGCCTGCATTCGTTGCAAACGAAAGtttgtagtaccaacaaaaatagGTACATATCGTTGCTGTGAGTGCCAAGGTGTTAGCAAATCGATTTCAGGTTATAAGCAATTAAGAGAAAATAGTTTAGGAGCCAAATTTTTCAACCAAGATCAACTACACAATGCTAGCACAAATGCAACAAGTTTTTCCTCACCCTTGTTGTCCACAACTCCAACTGGTAACAAGCGCGCGGTTCTTTGTGGAGTTAGTTACAGCAGAAGACGATACAGGCTCAAGGGAACCGTTAATGATGTTGTAAACATGAACTCTCTACTGGTTGAGAATTTTGCATTCCCAATTCAATCCATACGTGTCCTCACAG AAGAACAGAAGGATCCAAATTTGATTCCAACAAGGAGGAATATAGTGGAATCTTTAAAGTGGCTGGTGAAGGATTGCCAATCAGGAGACTCGTTGGTATTCTACTTCTCCGGACATGGTATGCAACAACTGGCAGATGACAAAGAAGATGAAATTGATGGACTTGATGAAACTATTTGCCCTGTTGATTTTATTAGAGAAGGAATGATCACTGACAATGAAATCAATTCTACCATTGTTGAGCCACTCAAGAATGGTGTTAAACTTCATGCTATTATTGATGCTTGTCATAGTGGAACAACTCTTGATCTCATGCATGTTTATAAAAAGGACAA TGGCAATTGGAAATGGATGAATAATAATCCCCCCGGCACAGAACCTGTTACTAAACGTACAAATGGTGGAACAGCCATTTGCTTCAGTGCTTGTGAAGATAGTCAGTTGGCTGCTGATACAGCAGTaagaatagttttttttgtttttttttattttttttttatctgttttTTCAACGCAATAGACATACTTGTCCACTTCCTTCTTTTCTTGAGTTGTGACCAACCTGTGCAGGCTTTTGGAGGAAAAGAGATGAACGGTGTTATGACCTATCTTTTAGCAAAAATAATCAGAGAACATTCTGGGATTACATATGCCAGTTTGCTAGAAAAATTGCACGAGGATATTGCCAAGATTCAACGAAGCAAACACTTCAGCGGGTTCTTGAGACGTATTTTTCACCGTAGAATTGACCAG GACCCTCTTTTATCAGCATCGGAGAAATTTGATGTTCGTACGAGAATATTATTTTGA
- the LOC123910609 gene encoding metacaspase-3-like isoform X2: MFVFTFELKTCLYIYSFCFAIVAYILIIMGDRLKARKSKSSYFPFTRNSTDGACFDHHKFLSSKHTMEKELACIRCKRKFVVPTKIGTYRCCECQGVSKSISGYKQLRENSLGAKFFNQDQLHNASTNATSFSSPLLSTTPTGNKRAVLCGVSYSRRRYRLKGTVNDVVNMNSLLVENFAFPIQSIRVLTEEQKDPNLIPTRRNIVESLKWLVKDCQSGDSLVFYFSGHGMQQLADDKEDEIDGLDETICPVDFIREGMITDNEINSTIVEPLKNGVKLHAIIDACHSGTTLDLMHVYKKDNGNWKWMNNNPPGTEPVTKRTNGGTAICFSACEDSQLAADTAAFGGKEMNGVMTYLLAKIIREHSGITYASLLEKLHEDIAKIQRSKHFSGFLRRIFHRRIDQDPLLSASEKFDVRTRILF; the protein is encoded by the exons ATGTTTGTTTTCACATTTGAGTTGAAAActtgtctatatatatattctttttgcTTTGCTATAGTTGCATATATACTTATAATAATGGGTGATAGATTAAAAGCCAGAAAAAGCAAAAGCAGTTATTTCCCATTTACCAGAAATAGTACTGATGGTGCTTGCTTTGATCATCATAAGTTTCTTAGTTCAAAACATACTATGGAAAAAGAACTTGCCTGCATTCGTTGCAAACGAAAGtttgtagtaccaacaaaaatagGTACATATCGTTGCTGTGAGTGCCAAGGTGTTAGCAAATCGATTTCAGGTTATAAGCAATTAAGAGAAAATAGTTTAGGAGCCAAATTTTTCAACCAAGATCAACTACACAATGCTAGCACAAATGCAACAAGTTTTTCCTCACCCTTGTTGTCCACAACTCCAACTGGTAACAAGCGCGCGGTTCTTTGTGGAGTTAGTTACAGCAGAAGACGATACAGGCTCAAGGGAACCGTTAATGATGTTGTAAACATGAACTCTCTACTGGTTGAGAATTTTGCATTCCCAATTCAATCCATACGTGTCCTCACAG AAGAACAGAAGGATCCAAATTTGATTCCAACAAGGAGGAATATAGTGGAATCTTTAAAGTGGCTGGTGAAGGATTGCCAATCAGGAGACTCGTTGGTATTCTACTTCTCCGGACATGGTATGCAACAACTGGCAGATGACAAAGAAGATGAAATTGATGGACTTGATGAAACTATTTGCCCTGTTGATTTTATTAGAGAAGGAATGATCACTGACAATGAAATCAATTCTACCATTGTTGAGCCACTCAAGAATGGTGTTAAACTTCATGCTATTATTGATGCTTGTCATAGTGGAACAACTCTTGATCTCATGCATGTTTATAAAAAGGACAA TGGCAATTGGAAATGGATGAATAATAATCCCCCCGGCACAGAACCTGTTACTAAACGTACAAATGGTGGAACAGCCATTTGCTTCAGTGCTTGTGAAGATAGTCAGTTGGCTGCTGATACAGCA GCTTTTGGAGGAAAAGAGATGAACGGTGTTATGACCTATCTTTTAGCAAAAATAATCAGAGAACATTCTGGGATTACATATGCCAGTTTGCTAGAAAAATTGCACGAGGATATTGCCAAGATTCAACGAAGCAAACACTTCAGCGGGTTCTTGAGACGTATTTTTCACCGTAGAATTGACCAG GACCCTCTTTTATCAGCATCGGAGAAATTTGATGTTCGTACGAGAATATTATTTTGA
- the LOC123910606 gene encoding metacaspase-3-like: MWFFLFYKARENQEQVAASGSSRSSKQSRFNHDLGSAQIYIHHIRLAFRYMKIGMKNTKLNIVFQPNQDNINTTAKYTNTKQELVSKELQSFTSANSGLKDGGDGKHNDKTLINNLPSNLSGNGNGSVFISVYNYNFSMHYPPTTYGTPVFSYYPPLRSPSAFGNKRAVLFGISYADTAAPRKLKGSVNKAKLMKQFLIDKLGFPSNSIYMLTDDSEEKNTTPTKSNMRTAMRWLVEGSKPGDSLVFYFCGHGSRVKDRNMDEVDGYDEAICPVDYEHEGMILDDEISATIVRPLPHGAKLHAFVDASFSGTVLDLPFLCKMNRIGSFGWKDHRQRRAGYKGTSGGLAVCISACEDKDGKAASKSALTYSFLQVMQDVPKLTYGRLLNAMLFTIQWAKAGKIELKGQDLARTISQQYAQEPQLSSSEKFDISTKLFII; this comes from the exons ATGTGGTTCTTCCTTTTCTATAAGGCAAGAGAGAATCAAGAACAGGTTGCAGCATCTGGTTCTTCAAG GTCTTCCAAACAGTCGCGATTTAACCATGATTTAGGTTCAGCTCAGATTTATATTCACCATATCAGGTTAGCATTTAGGTACATGAAAATTGGCATGAAAAACACCAAGTTGAATATCGTTTTTCAGCCCAACCAGGATAATATTAATACTACTGCTAAGTACACTAACACAAAACAAGAGCTGGTTAGCAAGGAATTGCAGTCTTTTACATCTGCTAATTCTGGATTAAAGGACGGTGGTGATGGCAAACACAATGACAAAACATTGATTAATAACCTACCTAGTAACCTTTCAGGAAATGGGAATGGATCAGTTTTCATTAGCGTCTACAACTATAATTTCAGCATGCATTATCCTCCTACTACCTATGGAACACCTGTCTTTTCCTATTATCCTCCATTGAGGTCTCCTTCTGCATTTGGTAACAAGAGGGCTGTGTTATTTGGAATCAGTTATGCTGACACGGCGGCTCCGAGGAAGCTTAAAGGTTCTGTGAACAAGGCTAAACTCATGAAACAATTTTTGATTGACAAGTTGGGATTTCCTAGCAATTCAATATACATGCTCACAG ATGATTCAGAGGAGAAAAACACAACCCCAACAAAAAGTAACATGCGAACGGCCATGAGGTGGTTAGTTGAGGGCAGCAAACCAGGGGACTCGTTGGTGTTTTACTTCTGTGGACATGGATCACGGGTTAAAGACCGTAACATGGATGAGGTTGATGGGTATGATGAAGCAATATGTCCTGTTGATTATGAACACGAGGGTATGATACTCGATGACGAAATCAGTGCCACAATTGTTAGGCCTCTACCTCATGGTGCCAAACTCCATGCCTTTGTTGATGCATCCTTTAGTGGGACAGTTCTTGACTTACCATTTTTGTGCAAGATGAACCG GATTGGTTCTTTTGGTTGGAAAGATCATAGACAACGGAGAGCCGGTTACAAAGGCACAAGTGGAGGGCTAGCAGTTTGTATTTCAGCTTGTGAAGACAAAGATGGAAAAGCAGCAAGCAAATCG GCCTTGACTTACAGTTTTCTCCAAGTCATGCAAGATGTACCTAAATTGACATATGGTCGCTTGCTCAATGCTATGCTCTTTACAATCCAATGGGCTAAAGCTGGAAAGATTGAACTAAAAGGCCAAGATCTTGCAAGGACCATTTCGCAACAATATGCTCAA GAGCCGCAATTGTCGTCTTCTGAGAAGTTTGATATTTCTACCAAGTTGTTTATAATCTGA